The genomic stretch AGACTTTGTGCGGATGCGTGAATTTAGTGAGGAAACAGCCGCTGCTGTCGACCGTGAGGTACATACAATTCTTGAAGATGCTTATAGAGACACAAAGGCACTTTTAGAAAAACATAAAGATATTTTAGATGCTTTGGCAAAAGCACTTTATGACAAAGAGACGCTTGAATCTGATGAGATAGACGAGATTATTAGCTCTATTGGAGGTGAACATATCCTTCCCGAACGCTGGAAAAAGGATAAACAAAAAAAGTTTACGGAAGAAGAGATTAAGCAACCACAAGAATCTACAGAGGAAATAGTAAAAACATTGCCTCCAAACCAACCACCACTGCCTGATTTGGCATGACTAATGTATTCGTTTATATTTTTGGGATAGGGAAAAATGTTAAAGCGAACGCAAGTGATAGGAATTTTGAATATTACCCCAGACTCGTTTTATGACGGTGGACTTTATTTTAATTTTGATAAGGCATATTCGCGTGCGTTACAGATGGTGAGTGAAGGTTGCGATTGGATAGATATTGGTGGTGAGTCCTCCCGTCCTTTTTCCGAATCAATCAGTGCAGAAGAAGAACAACGGAGAATTCTACCTGTTTTGCAAGCTCTTGAACAATTGCCAATTCCCCGTTCAGTAGATACATACAGAGCAGATACAGCAAGGAAAGCCTTGACATTTGGCGTTTCAATGGTTAATGATATATCAGCATTTCGGTTTGACCCAGAACTTGTGGAGGTGGTTGCCGAAGCCAAATGTAATTATATTTTAATGCATATGCAAGGAACCCCTAAAACAATGCAGTTGGAACCTCGATATAACGATGTGATTTCAGATATTTGTGCTTTCTTCGAAGAGCGATTAACGTTTGCAGTTAATCACGGAGTTGAAGAAGAGAAGATATGGCTTGACCCCGGTTTCGGTTTCGGTAAAAATGTGGAACAAAATTTAACTATATTGAGACGGATTGAAGAATTTAAAACATTTGGCAGACCTATTCTTATTGGAACTTCTAACAAATCGACCATTGGTACTGTATTAGATTTGCCTGTTGACCAACGTATAGAAGGGACATCGGCAACAATTGCATGGGCAGTATTTAAAGGTGTACATGCCGTTAGAGTTCACCAAGTTAAGGAAATGGTTCGAGTTATTCGTATGACTGAGGCTATAATGTACGGAATAGAATAGAGGAAGGTAAATGTGAATATGAACAAACGACTTTTTGGAACAGACGGCGTTCGTGGTGTTGCAAATATTCACCCAATGACTGCGGAAATGGCTCTGAAAATAGGCAGAGCCGCAGGAACTATTTTTCAACGGGAAAAACGACAACATACAATCCTGATCGGTAAAGACACACGACGTTCGTGTTATATGCTTGAAAATGCACTGACAGCTGGACTGTGTTCTGTAGGTGTCCGTGTCTTGTTAACAGGTCCACTACCGACACCCGGCGTCTCGTATATTATGCGTAGTTTGCGATGCGATGGGGCTATTATGATTAGTGCGTCGCATAACCCTTACTACGACAATGGAATAAAAATATTTGGTCCAGACGGGTACAAAATTCCGG from Candidatus Hydrogenedens sp. encodes the following:
- the folP gene encoding dihydropteroate synthase, translated to MLKRTQVIGILNITPDSFYDGGLYFNFDKAYSRALQMVSEGCDWIDIGGESSRPFSESISAEEEQRRILPVLQALEQLPIPRSVDTYRADTARKALTFGVSMVNDISAFRFDPELVEVVAEAKCNYILMHMQGTPKTMQLEPRYNDVISDICAFFEERLTFAVNHGVEEEKIWLDPGFGFGKNVEQNLTILRRIEEFKTFGRPILIGTSNKSTIGTVLDLPVDQRIEGTSATIAWAVFKGVHAVRVHQVKEMVRVIRMTEAIMYGIE